One Drosophila subobscura isolate 14011-0131.10 chromosome U, UCBerk_Dsub_1.0, whole genome shotgun sequence DNA window includes the following coding sequences:
- the LOC117901463 gene encoding cilia- and flagella-associated protein 91-like isoform X5, giving the protein MSAQQKHSPRDLILRYFQEERDNKGNQRNSSSELYPPSVKKPKSSQLNRHVAFNKQRIYQESAQVKKDARKSRECLSSCLITRSPLDSRFKGGANNPAERSAGRLPRTDSECQFKAPGIDFLTERDTNITTHEVKMDTRLSAPLKKKLANKCDFFPKYVVDRPFKEQATQTLYRESSAQTLAYLPNIEDQDIDEHVELFKLPSALPGDKPPGLYEVEVLERSRRRWAFNEALTVNLKKQLDEARELAMQTKYKSILEAFEWESWIEREEYIQECQRMRLEIVIKMFDKREKEMHTASTTRMEMACERIEKSRQRGLHKNEIEYQRGKRRNDIQLAKTSRRWQKQSPMYALGSPCSEFYGPLIRHGVDPARRNFPGTNRKAFDIRMDDLEKRVNLNNMTCPFRRLKEWSKPKEYIKEYEQNFCSDKNLQKLYDSLKALRTLSYENKTPPKCLKKRFKPRVYSDRVHMDSVFSASPSKPYAPETPKKAIAPFDLKYEPDRSSAFARRLQDDRRQVDLEYLLQTYEGTHIGWLMQFLSEEMARLKEQRRLHFFTNLVQKERWRREANEAGLRQKENEMRRIYDELFQKSNSVHNHVSNEYINTILTQDMTHIAVNEAAKTVTGLAKEIDADIERWLESFKLIQTPLTYAPLRLMLRDMVSPDMNAALDRHEKSLIVNYIVEDVIFGRVWEELEPIDIAGTLTSDFIDRLIDNDLYLFSTDSESETPQRSSWYEAQAIIRKLIRQAVPGQRWKEETERIVHENQNDLFDDVFAEIMNKIENPLPVLPSQLINLRRTISNRSIRMTDDIRGWEKIDYKAIREQPSQPDTELLRIQLLNLFKRMTEDKVTRELDTLDIYQGDDHLTEDRDVHIETQVFQHAVNKSEDNAWEPDAQKAAEVEAEVEVEEEAENEPEEEPESEEGIDMEFEDKLGAYYMSEADDEFENDNETDNSSDRIYSEELEEELSIPKEELTEPVGLTKGKKSQVKIITQEVVTEIIDQSPIQLLDPEEHEADLRAGGSVFKTSFNSTASHVASEYNLIQPIEHQTSDQILHEKPTTAKEVGKVVSRTGSQRSQRSQRK; this is encoded by the exons ATGTCAGCTCAGCAGAAGCATTCACCAAGGGATCTAATACTTCGTTACTTCCAGGAAGAAAGAGACAATAAGGGAAATCAGAGAAACTCATCGTCTGAGCTTTATCCACCTAGtgtaaaaaaaccaaagagttCGCAACTCAACAGGCATGTCGCATTCAACAAGCAGCGGATCTATCAAGAGTCCGCACAGGTTAAGAAAGATGCCAGGAAAAGCCGTGAGTGCCTATCATCATGTCTGATCACGAGGTCTCCGTTGGATTCCCGATTTAAAGGAG GTGCCAACAACCCAGCCGAGCGATCGGCGGGAAGATTGCCACGTACGGACAGCGAATGCCAGTTCAAGGCACCAGGAATCGATTTTCTAACAGAACGGGATACGAATATCACAACCCACGAGGTCAAGATGGATACTCGGCTCTCGGCTCCTCTGAAAAAAAAGTTAGCAAACAAGTGTGACTTTTTTCCAAAATATGTGGTCGACCGTCCATTCAAGGAGCAGGCAACCCAAACGCTCTACAG AGAATCCTCAGCACAAACTTTGGCATACTTGCCAAATATCGAGGACCAGGATATAGATGAGCATGTAGAGCTTTTCAAACTGCCCTCAGCGCTTCCTGGCGATAAGCCCCCAGGGCTCTACGAGGTAGAAGTCTTGGAACGATCCCGCAGACGGTGGGCCTTCAATGAAGCACTGACTGTTAACCTAAAGAAGCAATTGGATGAGGCCCGTGAGTTGGCAATGCAAACGAAGTATAAATCCATACTGGAAGCATTCGAGTGGGAGAGTTGGATCGAGCGAGAGGAGTACATACAAGAGTGTCAGAGGATGCGACTAGAGATCGTCATAAAGATGTTTGACAAGCGCGAGAAGGAGATGCATACAGCATCCACGACACGCATGGAAATGGCTTGCGAACGCATCGAAAAGAGCCGTCAAAGGGGTCTGCACAAGAACGAGATAGAATATCAACGTGGAAAACGCCGTAACGACATACAGCTCGCAAAGACTTCCCGGAGGTGGCAAAAGCAGAGTCCCATGTATGCCTTGGGATCACCATGCTCCGAGTTCTATGGCCCACTCATCAGGCACGGTGTTGATCCGGCGCGACGAAACTTTCCAGGCACTAACCGCAAAGCCTTTGACATCAGGATGGATGACCTGGAGAAGCGCGTGAACCTAAACAACATGACATGTCCGTTCAGAAGGCTCAAGGAATGGTCCAAGCCCAAAGAGTACATTAAGGAATACGAACAGAACTTCTGCAGTGataaaaatttgcaaaagcTCTACGACTCCTTGAAGGCATTAAGAACACTGTCATACGAAAACAAAACTCCACCAAAGTGTCTGAAGAAGCGTTTCAAGCCCCGCGTTTACTCAGACAGGGTACATATGGACTCTGTGTTCTCAGCTTCGCCCAGTAAGCCCTACGCTCCTGAAACTCCAAAGAAGGCGATAGCGCCATTTGACCTCAAATATGAACCCGATCGGTCGAGCGCTTTTGCCAGGCGTTTACAAGACGACAGGAGGCAAGTAGATTTGGAATATCTTTTGCAAACGTACGAGGGCACCCACATTGGATGGCTTATGCAGTTCCTCTCTGAGGAAATGGCCCGGCTGAAGGAACAGCGAAGGCTCCACTTCTTTACTAATTTGGTCCAGAAAGAGCGATGGCGCCGCGAAGCGAATGAAGCAGGATTGCGGCAGAAGGAGAACGAAATGCGAAGGATCTACGATGAGTTGTTCCAGAAGAGCAACTCTGTCCACAATCATGTTAGCAACGAGTACATAAATACCATTCTTACACAAGATATGACCCACATCGCAGTCAACGAGGCCGCTAAAACGGTGACGGGGCTTGCCAAAGAGATTGATGCCGATATCGAGCGTTGGCTGGAGAGCTTCAAGCTCATTCAGACGCCACTCACCTATGCTCCACTGCGACTGATGCTTCGAGACATGGTCTCCCCAGACATGAATGCTGCACTCGATCGTCATGAGAAGTCGCTCATCGTTAATTATATTGTGGAGGATGTGATATTTGGCAGAGTGTGGGAAGAGCTGGAACCAATCGACATAGCCGGCACTCTGACCAGCGACTTCATTGATCGCCTCATCGACAACGATCTCTATTTGTTCTCCACTgacagcgagagcgagacacCTCAGAGATCATCCTGGTACGAGGCTCAAGCCATAATACGAAAACTCATTCGACAGGCTGTTCCCGGTCAGCGCTGGAAAGAAGAAACCGAACGCATTGTGcacgaaaaccaaaacgatCTGTTTGATGATGTGTTTGCTGAAATCATGAACAAG ATCGAGAATCCACTACCCGTTTTACCCTCTCAATTGATCAATTTACGTAGAACAATATCAAACCGATCAATCCGCATGACGGACGACATACGTGGGTGGGAGAAAATAGATTACAAGGCAATCAGAGAGCAGCCGTCACAGCCAGACACTGAACTACTCCGCATTCAGTTGCTGAACTTGTTCAAGAGAATGACGGAAGACAAGGTCACCAGGGAGCTGGACACCCTTGACATATACCAAGGGGATGACCACCTAACTGAAGATCGGGATGTACATATAGAAACGCAGGTTTTCCAACATGCTGTTAATAAATCAGAGGACAATGCTTGGGAGCCTGACGCCCAGAAAGCGGCGGAAGTTGAGGCAGAGGTTGAGGTTGAAGAAGAGGCTGAGAATGAGCCTGAAGAAGAACCAGAATCTGAAGAAGGCATTGACATGGAGTTTGAGGACAAACTAGGTGCCTATTATATGTCTGAAGCTGATGATGAGTTTGAAAATGACAACGAAACGGATAATTCCTCGGATCGAATCTACTCGGAGGAACTAGAAGAAGAATTATCAATTCCCAAGGAAGAGCTGACAGAACCGGTTGGCTTGACAAAAGGAAAGAAGTCCCAGGTGAAGATTATTACCCAAGAAGTTGTTACCGAGATTATCGACCAATCCCCGATACAACTTCTTGATCCGGAAGAACATGAGGCGGACCTCAGGGCCGGTGGTTCGGTCTTCAAAACTAGTTTCAACTCGACGGCAAGCCATGTGGCAAGTGAATACAACCTGATCCAGCCCATAGAACATCAAACTTCAGATCAAATACTGCacgaaaaaccaacaaccgCAAAGGAAGTTGGAAAAGTTGTCTCTCGAACAGGGTCGCAACGATCACAGCGATCACAACGTAAATAA
- the LOC117901463 gene encoding uncharacterized protein LOC117901463 isoform X1, giving the protein MSAQQKHSPRDLILRYFQEERDNKGNQRNSSSELYPPSVKKPKSSQLNRHVAFNKQRIYQESAQVKKDARKSRECLSSCLITRSPLDSRFKGGANNPAERSVERLPRTDSECQFKAPGIDFLTERDTNITSHEVKMRPSVTSIKNYSNKCDFFPKYVDKRPFKEQGTQTLYRESSAQTVAYLPEVMDKEMNEHLELFTLPSLLPGDKPPGLHEVEILERSRKRWNFKKAVKVNFLKQLHEARELTMKTKYKSILEAFEWESWIEREEYIQECQRMRLEIVIKMFDKREKEMHTASKTRMEMACERIEKSRQRGLHKNEIEYQRGKRRIESQLNPTVRKWKKQSPMYALGSPCSEFYGPLMRHGVDPARRSFVGTNRKAFDMRIDDLEKRVSIQKLQCPFRKLKEWSKPKESIKEHEQNFCSDKNLQKLYDSLKGLRTLANRHKSQPKCLKKRPIPASETESIIGQEFEFQDPNAAYGVMRIAKEETAEISTTYKAPTFKGTPPQTEGSVFSKRVRDERSSQELENLLHTYEGTHIGWVMQFLSEEAGRLKELRKLHLLSMLMQKERWRREAGEAGLRQKENEMRKLYEELFQKCNVANNQVSDKYLNAILTTDINHIAEHDAAETVTDLAKVIDADIERWLESFKLIQTPLTYAPLRLMLRDMVSPDMNAALDRHEKSLIVNYIVEDVIFGRVWEELEPIDIAGTLTSDFIDRLIDNDLYLFSTDSESETPQKTSCHEAEAIIRKLIRQAVPGQRWKDETERIVHENQNDLFDDVFAEIMNKIENPLPVLPSQLINLRRTISNRSIRMTDDIRGWEKIDYKAIREQPSQPDTELLRIQLLNLFKRMTEDKVTRELDTLDIYQGDDHLTEDRDVHIETQVFQHAVNKSEDNAWEPDAQKAAEVEAEVEVEEEAENEPEEEPESEEGIDMEFEDKLGAYYMSEADDEFENDNETDNSSDRIYSEELEEELSIPKEELTEPVGLTKGKKSQVKIITQEVVTEIIDQSPIQLLDPEEHEADLRAGGSVFKTSFNSTASHVASEYNLIQPIEHQTSDQILHEKPTTAKEVGKVVSRTGSQRSQRSQRK; this is encoded by the exons ATGTCAGCTCAGCAGAAGCATTCACCAAGGGATCTAATACTTCGTTACTTCCAGGAAGAAAGAGACAATAAGGGAAATCAGAGAAACTCATCGTCTGAGCTTTATCCACCTAGtgtaaaaaaaccaaagagttCGCAACTCAACAGGCATGTCGCATTCAACAAGCAGCGGATCTATCAAGAGTCCGCACAGGTTAAGAAAGATGCCAGGAAAAGCCGTGAGTGCCTATCATCATGTCTGATCACGAGGTCTCCGTTGGATTCCCGATTTAAAGGAG gtgcAAACAACCCAGCCGAACGCTCAGTGGAAAGATTGCCGCGTACAGACAGCGAATGCCAGTTCAAGGCACCGGGAATCGATTTTCTAACAGAACGGGATACTAATATCACAAGCCATGAGGTCAAGATGCGTCCCTCGGTGACTTCGATAAAGAATTATTCCAACAAATGCGATTTCTTCCCAAAATATGTGGACAAGCGACCATTCAAGGAGCAGGGAACCCAAACGCTCTATAG GGAATCTTCTGCACAAACGGTGGCCTATTTGCCAGAGGTCATGGACAAAGAAATGAATGAGCATCTTGAGCTTTTCACCCTACCATCTTTGTTGCCTGGAGACAAGCCACCAGGACTCCACGAGGTCGAGATCCTAGAGCGTTCCCGCAAACGTTGGAACTTTAAAAAGGCAGTGAAAGTGAACTTTTTGAAACAATTGCATGAGGCCCGTGAGCTGACAATGAAGACGAAGTATAAATCCATACTGGAAGCATTCGAGTGGGAGAGTTGGATCGAGCGAGAGGAGTACATACAAGAGTGTCAGAGAATGCGACTCGAGATCGTCATAAAGATGTTTGACAAGCGCGAGAAGGAGATGCATACAGCATCCAAGACACGCATGGAAATGGCTTGCGAGCGCATCGAAAAGAGCCGTCAAAGGGGTCTGCACAAGAACGAGATAGAGTATCAACGTGGC AAGCGCCGCATCGAAAGCCAGCTTAACCCCACGGTCCGAAAGTGGAAGAAGCAGAGTCCTATGTATGCCTTGGGATCACCATGCTCCGAGTTCTATGGACCACTCATGAGACACGGTGTGGATCCAGCACGCCGCAGCTTTGTGGGCACTAACCGCAAAGCTTTTGATATGAGGATTGATGACCTGGAGAAGCGAGTGAGCATACAGAAACTACAGTGTCCGTTCAGAAAACTCAAGGAATggtcaaagccaaaggagagTATCAAGGAGCACGAGCAGAACTTCTGCTCTGATAAAAACTTGCAAAAGCTCTACGACTCGCTGAAGGGCTTGAGAACGCTGGCGAATAGGCACAAGTCACAGCCGAAATGTCTCAAGAAGCGGCCGATACCAGCTTCGGAGACAGAATCCATTATAGGACAAGAGTTTGAATTTCAAGATCCCAATGCCGCATACGGCGTAATGCGAATCGCCAAGGAAGAGACCGCAGAGATCTCAACGACATACAAAGCACCAACCTTCAAAGGTACCCCTCCGCAAACCGAGGGCTCAGTGTTCAGCAAGCGAGTGCGAGATGAGAGAAGCAGCCAGGAACTAGAGAATCTGTTGCACACGTACGAAGGCACCCACATTGGTTGGGTCATGCAGTTCCTATCCGAAGAGGCGGGACGACTGAAGGAGCTGCGCAAGCTCCACTTGCTATCCATGTTGATGCAGAAAGAGCGCTGGAGACGAGAGGCGGGTGAGGCAGGCTTACGACAGAAGGAGAACGAAATGCGAAAGCTCTACGAAGAGTTGTTCCAGAAGTGCAATGTGGCCAACAATCAAGTCAGCGATAAGTATCTCAACGCCATTCTTACAACAGATATTAACCACATAGCAGAACACGACGCTGCCGAAACTGTGACCGATCTTGCTAAAGTGATTGATGCCGATATCGAGCGTTGGCTGGAGAGCTTCAAGCTCATCCAGACGCCACTCACCTATGCTCCACTGCGACTGATGCTTCGAGACATGGTCTCCCCAGACATGAATGCTGCACTCGATCGCCATGAGAAGTCGCTCATCGTTAATTATATTGTGGAGGATGTGATATTTGGCAGAGTGTGGGAGGAGCTGGAACCAATCGACATAGCCGGCACTCTGACCAGCGACTTCATTGATCGCCTCATCGACAACGATCTCTATTTGTTCTCCACTGACAGCGAGAGCGAAACACCGCAAAAAACTTCATGCCACGAGGCTGAGGCCATAATACGAAAACTCATTCGACAGGCTGTTCCCGGTCAGCGCTGGAAAGATGAAACCGAACGCATTGTGcacgaaaaccaaaacgatCTGTTTGATGATGTGTTTGCTGAAATCATGAACAAGATCGAGAATCCACTACCCGTTTTACCCTCTCAATTGATCAATTTACGTAGAACAATATCAAACCGATCAATCCGCATGACGGACGACATACGTGGGTGGGAGAAAATAGATTACAAGGCAATCAGAGAGCAGCCGTCACAGCCAGACACTGAACTACTCCGCATTCAGTTGCTGAACTTGTTCAAGAGAATGACGGAAGACAAGGTCACCAGGGAGCTGGACACCCTTGACATATACCAAGGGGATGACCACCTAACTGAAGATCGGGATGTACATATAGAAACGCAGGTTTTCCAACATGCTGTTAATAAATCAGAGGACAATGCTTGGGAGCCTGACGCCCAGAAAGCGGCGGAAGTTGAGGCAGAGGTTGAGGTTGAAGAAGAGGCTGAGAATGAGCCTGAAGAAGAACCAGAATCTGAAGAAGGCATTGACATGGAGTTTGAGGACAAACTAGGTGCCTATTATATGTCTGAAGCTGATGATGAGTTTGAAAATGACAACGAAACGGATAATTCCTCGGATCGAATCTACTCGGAGGAACTAGAAGAAGAATTATCAATTCCCAAGGAAGAGCTGACAGAACCGGTTGGCTTGACAAAAGGAAAGAAGTCCCAGGTGAAGATTATTACCCAAGAAGTTGTTACCGAGATTATCGACCAATCCCCGATACAACTTCTTGATCCGGAAGAACATGAGGCGGACCTCAGGGCCGGTGGTTCGGTCTTCAAAACTAGTTTCAACTCGACGGCAAGCCATGTGGCAAGTGAATACAACCTGATCCAGCCCATAGAACATCAAACTTCAGATCAAATACTGCacgaaaaaccaacaaccgCAAAGGAAGTTGGAAAAGTTGTCTCTCGAACAGGGTCGCAACGATCACAGCGATCACAACGTAAATAA
- the LOC117901463 gene encoding uncharacterized protein LOC117901463 isoform X3 — MPAYEKRPSRELQGHRVLHDNRPAHHFPIRKKEPMASHTKRLTFGKQLSNGVNGQPLKAKNEFMQAGQSLTSCLITRTPMEQRLAAGANNPAERSVERLPRTDSECQFKAPGIDFLTERDTNITSHEVKMRPSVTSIKNYSNKCDFFPKYVDKRPFKEQGTQTLYRESSAQTVAYLPEVMDKEMNEHLELFTLPSLLPGDKPPGLHEVEILERSRKRWNFKKAVKVNFLKQLHEARELTMKTKYKSILEAFEWESWIEREEYIQECQRMRLEIVIKMFDKREKEMHTASKTRMEMACERIEKSRQRGLHKNEIEYQRGKRRIESQLNPTVRKWKKQSPMYALGSPCSEFYGPLMRHGVDPARRSFVGTNRKAFDMRIDDLEKRVSIQKLQCPFRKLKEWSKPKESIKEHEQNFCSDKNLQKLYDSLKGLRTLANRHKSQPKCLKKRPIPASETESIIGQEFEFQDPNAAYGVMRIAKEETAEISTTYKAPTFKGTPPQTEGSVFSKRVRDERSSQELENLLHTYEGTHIGWVMQFLSEEAGRLKELRKLHLLSMLMQKERWRREAGEAGLRQKENEMRKLYEELFQKCNVANNQVSDKYLNAILTTDINHIAEHDAAETVTDLAKVIDADIERWLESFKLIQTPLTYAPLRLMLRDMVSPDMNAALDRHEKSLIVNYIVEDVIFGRVWEELEPIDIAGTLTSDFIDRLIDNDLYLFSTDSESETPQKTSCHEAEAIIRKLIRQAVPGQRWKDETERIVHENQNDLFDDVFAEIMNKIENPLPVLPSQLINLRRTISNRSIRMTDDIRGWEKIDYKAIREQPSQPDTELLRIQLLNLFKRMTEDKVTRELDTLDIYQGDDHLTEDRDVHIETQVFQHAVNKSEDNAWEPDAQKAAEVEAEVEVEEEAENEPEEEPESEEGIDMEFEDKLGAYYMSEADDEFENDNETDNSSDRIYSEELEEELSIPKEELTEPVGLTKGKKSQVKIITQEVVTEIIDQSPIQLLDPEEHEADLRAGGSVFKTSFNSTASHVASEYNLIQPIEHQTSDQILHEKPTTAKEVGKVVSRTGSQRSQRSQRK, encoded by the exons ATGCCAGCATACGAGAAGCGACCCTCGAGGGAGCTTCAGGGGCATCGGGTGCTCCATGATAATCGACCAGCACACCATTTTCCTATTCGTAAAAAGGAGCCAATGGCAAGTCACACCAAACGTCTCACATTCGGCAAACAACTAAGCAATGGTGTAAATGGACAACCATTGAAGGCCAAAAACGAGTTCATGCAAGCTGGACAGAGCCTCACATCATGTCTCATCACGAGGACACCGATGGAACAAAGATTGGCTGCAG gtgcAAACAACCCAGCCGAACGCTCAGTGGAAAGATTGCCGCGTACAGACAGCGAATGCCAGTTCAAGGCACCGGGAATCGATTTTCTAACAGAACGGGATACTAATATCACAAGCCATGAGGTCAAGATGCGTCCCTCGGTGACTTCGATAAAGAATTATTCCAACAAATGCGATTTCTTCCCAAAATATGTGGACAAGCGACCATTCAAGGAGCAGGGAACCCAAACGCTCTATAG GGAATCTTCTGCACAAACGGTGGCCTATTTGCCAGAGGTCATGGACAAAGAAATGAATGAGCATCTTGAGCTTTTCACCCTACCATCTTTGTTGCCTGGAGACAAGCCACCAGGACTCCACGAGGTCGAGATCCTAGAGCGTTCCCGCAAACGTTGGAACTTTAAAAAGGCAGTGAAAGTGAACTTTTTGAAACAATTGCATGAGGCCCGTGAGCTGACAATGAAGACGAAGTATAAATCCATACTGGAAGCATTCGAGTGGGAGAGTTGGATCGAGCGAGAGGAGTACATACAAGAGTGTCAGAGAATGCGACTCGAGATCGTCATAAAGATGTTTGACAAGCGCGAGAAGGAGATGCATACAGCATCCAAGACACGCATGGAAATGGCTTGCGAGCGCATCGAAAAGAGCCGTCAAAGGGGTCTGCACAAGAACGAGATAGAGTATCAACGTGGC AAGCGCCGCATCGAAAGCCAGCTTAACCCCACGGTCCGAAAGTGGAAGAAGCAGAGTCCTATGTATGCCTTGGGATCACCATGCTCCGAGTTCTATGGACCACTCATGAGACACGGTGTGGATCCAGCACGCCGCAGCTTTGTGGGCACTAACCGCAAAGCTTTTGATATGAGGATTGATGACCTGGAGAAGCGAGTGAGCATACAGAAACTACAGTGTCCGTTCAGAAAACTCAAGGAATggtcaaagccaaaggagagTATCAAGGAGCACGAGCAGAACTTCTGCTCTGATAAAAACTTGCAAAAGCTCTACGACTCGCTGAAGGGCTTGAGAACGCTGGCGAATAGGCACAAGTCACAGCCGAAATGTCTCAAGAAGCGGCCGATACCAGCTTCGGAGACAGAATCCATTATAGGACAAGAGTTTGAATTTCAAGATCCCAATGCCGCATACGGCGTAATGCGAATCGCCAAGGAAGAGACCGCAGAGATCTCAACGACATACAAAGCACCAACCTTCAAAGGTACCCCTCCGCAAACCGAGGGCTCAGTGTTCAGCAAGCGAGTGCGAGATGAGAGAAGCAGCCAGGAACTAGAGAATCTGTTGCACACGTACGAAGGCACCCACATTGGTTGGGTCATGCAGTTCCTATCCGAAGAGGCGGGACGACTGAAGGAGCTGCGCAAGCTCCACTTGCTATCCATGTTGATGCAGAAAGAGCGCTGGAGACGAGAGGCGGGTGAGGCAGGCTTACGACAGAAGGAGAACGAAATGCGAAAGCTCTACGAAGAGTTGTTCCAGAAGTGCAATGTGGCCAACAATCAAGTCAGCGATAAGTATCTCAACGCCATTCTTACAACAGATATTAACCACATAGCAGAACACGACGCTGCCGAAACTGTGACCGATCTTGCTAAAGTGATTGATGCCGATATCGAGCGTTGGCTGGAGAGCTTCAAGCTCATCCAGACGCCACTCACCTATGCTCCACTGCGACTGATGCTTCGAGACATGGTCTCCCCAGACATGAATGCTGCACTCGATCGCCATGAGAAGTCGCTCATCGTTAATTATATTGTGGAGGATGTGATATTTGGCAGAGTGTGGGAGGAGCTGGAACCAATCGACATAGCCGGCACTCTGACCAGCGACTTCATTGATCGCCTCATCGACAACGATCTCTATTTGTTCTCCACTGACAGCGAGAGCGAAACACCGCAAAAAACTTCATGCCACGAGGCTGAGGCCATAATACGAAAACTCATTCGACAGGCTGTTCCCGGTCAGCGCTGGAAAGATGAAACCGAACGCATTGTGcacgaaaaccaaaacgatCTGTTTGATGATGTGTTTGCTGAAATCATGAACAAGATCGAGAATCCACTACCCGTTTTACCCTCTCAATTGATCAATTTACGTAGAACAATATCAAACCGATCAATCCGCATGACGGACGACATACGTGGGTGGGAGAAAATAGATTACAAGGCAATCAGAGAGCAGCCGTCACAGCCAGACACTGAACTACTCCGCATTCAGTTGCTGAACTTGTTCAAGAGAATGACGGAAGACAAGGTCACCAGGGAGCTGGACACCCTTGACATATACCAAGGGGATGACCACCTAACTGAAGATCGGGATGTACATATAGAAACGCAGGTTTTCCAACATGCTGTTAATAAATCAGAGGACAATGCTTGGGAGCCTGACGCCCAGAAAGCGGCGGAAGTTGAGGCAGAGGTTGAGGTTGAAGAAGAGGCTGAGAATGAGCCTGAAGAAGAACCAGAATCTGAAGAAGGCATTGACATGGAGTTTGAGGACAAACTAGGTGCCTATTATATGTCTGAAGCTGATGATGAGTTTGAAAATGACAACGAAACGGATAATTCCTCGGATCGAATCTACTCGGAGGAACTAGAAGAAGAATTATCAATTCCCAAGGAAGAGCTGACAGAACCGGTTGGCTTGACAAAAGGAAAGAAGTCCCAGGTGAAGATTATTACCCAAGAAGTTGTTACCGAGATTATCGACCAATCCCCGATACAACTTCTTGATCCGGAAGAACATGAGGCGGACCTCAGGGCCGGTGGTTCGGTCTTCAAAACTAGTTTCAACTCGACGGCAAGCCATGTGGCAAGTGAATACAACCTGATCCAGCCCATAGAACATCAAACTTCAGATCAAATACTGCacgaaaaaccaacaaccgCAAAGGAAGTTGGAAAAGTTGTCTCTCGAACAGGGTCGCAACGATCACAGCGATCACAACGTAAATAA